One genomic region from Rosa rugosa chromosome 1, drRosRugo1.1, whole genome shotgun sequence encodes:
- the LOC133713635 gene encoding alpha/beta hydrolase domain-containing protein WAV2 isoform X3, whose amino-acid sequence MVSYVSAFLYGVGGLVFAGMALLVALQERLVYVPVLPGLTKSYPITPARLRLTYEDVWLRSPDGVRLHAWFIKLFPDCRGPTLLFFQENAGNIAHRLEMVRIMLQKLQCNVFMLSYRGYGASEGFPSQHGITKDAQAALDHLSQRTDIDTSRILVFGRSLGGAVGSVVAKNNPDKVAALIVENTFTSILDMAGVLLPFLKYFIGGSAFKGPKILNFLVRSPWSTIDVIGEVKRPILFLSGLQDEMIPPIHMQMLYAKAAAHNRQCVFVEFPDGMHMDTWLSGGDHYWRTIKEFLKKHVPEGQDDESSKNDTDVVA is encoded by the exons ATGGTGTCGTACGTGAGTGCGTTTCTGTACGGCGTCGGAGGCCTTGTCTTCGCCGGCATGGCGCTACTGGTGGCGCTGCAGGAGCGACTGGTCTACGTGCCGGTCTTACCGGGCCTCACCAAGTCCTACCCTATAACCCCAGCCCGTCTCCGACTCACTTACGAGGACGTTTGGCTCCGATCCCCGGACGGCGTTCGCCTCCACGCCTGGTTCATCAAGCTCTTCCCCGACTGCCGAG GTCCAACGCTTTTGTTTTTCCAAGAGAATGCTGGAA ATATTGCGCATCGTCTTGAAATGGTCCGCATAATGTTGCAAAAGTTGCAGTGCAACGTGTTTATGCTCTCATATCGAGG TTATGGAGCAAGTGAGGGATTTCCTTCTCAACATGGAATTACTAAAGATGCTCAG GCTGCGTTGGATCATCTTTCTCAGAGGACTGACATTGACACATCTAGAATACTTGTCTTTGGAAGGTCGCTTGGGGGTGCAGTTGGATCTGTGGTTGCTAAAAACAACCCCGATAAG GTTGCTGCACTGATTGTTGAAAACACCTTCACATCCATTTTGGACATGGCTGGAGTTTTGCTGCCCTTCCTGAAGTATTTTATCGGAGGCAGTGCTTTCAAAGGTCCTAAAATCCTTAATTTCCTCGTACGTTCTCCTTGGAGTACAATCGATGTCATTGGTGAG GTTAAGCGGCCGATCCTATTTCTCTCTGGTTTGCAAGATGAGATGATTCCCCCGATCCACATGCAAATGCTGTATGCTAAAGCAGCTGCTCATAATAGGCAATGTGTTTTTGTGGAATTTCCTGACGGTATGCATATGGATACTTGGCTCTCTGGTGGTGATCATTATTGGAGAACAATCAAAGAGTTTCTTAAAAAGCATGTTCCAGAGGGACAAGATGATGAATCATCAAAGAATGATACCG ATGTGGTGGCTTAG
- the LOC133713659 gene encoding nuclear transcription factor Y subunit A-4-like isoform X4, with protein sequence MPLNANCMSWNPSERQVSPPLSKDVSFKVELPPQLHHDAKHLGLRVQPDPGSCTTHSISQSQGQCLSSESGEDETRGKGVEGTMKPAFLSNLDLMPHPPQVGYSNVVGQFHPYADPYYGGFLTAYGPQAMPPMVGMAPPRVPLPLDLQEDGPIYVNAKQYHGILRRRQSRAKLEAQNKLLKARKPYLHESRHQHALNRVRGSGGRFLSKKELQQYDQNPTSSSNDHVSGSINLHQKDTPERESHHSGSSDLVTSVASHSGITSVSGTNAIFRQPDRRFSGGMSPHMSGAMQFSGGLMGSGNQHCASFVR encoded by the exons ATGCCCCTTAATGCTAATTGCATGTCGTGGAATCCAAGTGAACGGCAAGTTTCTCCGCCTTTATCGAAGGATGTGAGCTTTAAAGTGGAACTTCCACCACAACTTCATCATGATGCAAAGCATTTAGGACTTCGAGTACAACCTGACCCCGGATCATGCACAACACATTCAATTAGTCAATCTCAAGGTCAATGCCTTTCATCAGAATCTG GTGAGGATGAAACACGTGGTAAGGGTGTTGAAGGGACAATGAAGCCAGCTTTCTTGAGTAATCTAGATCTCATGCCGCATCCTCCTCAAGTTGGTTACAGCAATGTAGTG GGTCAATTCCATCCTTATGCTGATCCTTACTACGGTGGATTCCTGACTGCGTATGGACCACAAGCTATG CCCCCCATGGTTGGGATGGCACCTCCTCGAGTTCCATTGCCTCTCGATCTTCAAGAAGATGGACCCATTTATGTCAATGCAAAACAGTACCATGGAATCCTCCGAAGGAGACAGTCACGTGCAAAGTTGGAAGCTCAAAACAAACTTCTAAAAGCTCGAAAG CCATATCTTCATGAGTCTCGGCATCAACATGCACTGAACAGGGTAAGGGGTTCTGGTGGACGTTTTCTCAGCAAAAAAGAGCTCCAACAATATGATCAGAACCCCACCAGTAGCTCCAATGATCATGTTTCGGGGTCTATCAACTTGCATCAGAAGGATACACCAGAGAGAGAAAGTCATCACTCGGGAAGCAGTGATCTAGTCACTTCTGTTGCAAGTCACTCGGGCATAACAAGTGTTTCCGGTACCAATGCTATCTTTCGGCAGCCAGATCGCAGGTTCTCAGGTGGCATGTCTCCCCACATGAGTGGAGCCATGCAATTCAGTGGGGGGCTTATGGGCAGTGGAAATCAGCACTGTGCTTCTTTTGTCCGGTGA
- the LOC133734864 gene encoding F-box protein At5g49610-like, protein MHTLTRSSLETVGRCRSISKEWNRVTYESSFHQLLCERTDIVSGFFIQSLVDSQHSSTFVSLVNNVNFTSALSLDFLNIPVRIEAVNQGLLVCVNQNKRYLVCKPTTKQWVKIPNPKTKYETASTALLVLKSKPLKYKVIRFSELKVLVKHNSEWWRHLRCEIFDSVTWAWKRSKDVILPSNVFFASKQNSVVAANGGLHWLLSSNQVFAFYEDAENWEMFSLPPLAIDNAGYNSKLLLVEYKGQLALIRSGEEFMDMWVMENYARKSWSQRRPWNINKLRGEETYYISPLAFHNGDRHCTYGRFSQSYLP, encoded by the coding sequence ATGCACACTCTAACAAGATCATCCTTAGAAACTGTAGGGCGTTGCAGATCGATTTCAAAGGAGTGGAATCGAGTCACATACGAATCAAGCTTCCATCAACTACTTTGCGAGAGAACTGACATAGTTTCTGGATTTTTCATTCAAAGCCTAGTTGACTCCCAACACTCATCCACGTTTGTGTCGCTGGTTAATAATGTCAACTTCACCTCGGCACTGTCATTGGATTTTCTAAACATTCCTGTCCGAATTGAAGCTGTGAATCAAGGTCTACTCGTGTGTGTCAACCAGAACAAGAGGTATTTGGTTTGTAAGCCTACTACGAAACAGTGGGTAAAGATACCGAATCCAAAAACCAAGTACGAGACTGCAAGCACTGCCCTGCTCGTGTTGAAGTCGAAGCCTTTGAAATACAAGGTGATTCGATTCTCGGAACTCAAGGTATTAGTCAAGCACAACTCTGAATGGTGGCGCCATCTTAGGTGCGAGATTTTTGATTCCGTCACATGGGCATGGAAGCGGTCAAAGGATGTGATTCTACCTTCTAATGTTTTCTTTGCAAGTAAACAAAATTCTGTTGTGGCAGCAAATGGTGGTCTCCATTGGCTTCTGTCAAGTAACCAAGTATTTGCTTTCTATGAAGATGCAGAGAATTGGGAAATGTTCTCATTGCCACCCTTGGCAATCGATAATGCAGGTTACAACTCCAAGCTACTACTTGTGGAGTACAAAGGTCAGCTTGCGTTGATTCGGAGTGGAGAAGAATTCATGGACATGTGGGTGATGGAAAATTATGCCAGAAAGTCATGGAGCCAGAGGCGGCCATGGAACATCAACAAACTCAGGGGAGAAGAAACCTACTATATTTCTCCATTAGCTTTCCATAATGGTGATCGACACTGCACTTATGGAAGGTTTTCACAAAGTTATCTTCCATAA
- the LOC133713635 gene encoding alpha/beta hydrolase domain-containing protein WAV2 isoform X1, translating into MVSYVSAFLYGVGGLVFAGMALLVALQERLVYVPVLPGLTKSYPITPARLRLTYEDVWLRSPDGVRLHAWFIKLFPDCRGPTLLFFQENAGNIAHRLEMVRIMLQKLQCNVFMLSYRGYGASEGFPSQHGITKDAQAALDHLSQRTDIDTSRILVFGRSLGGAVGSVVAKNNPDKVAALIVENTFTSILDMAGVLLPFLKYFIGGSAFKGPKILNFLVRSPWSTIDVIGEVKRPILFLSGLQDEMIPPIHMQMLYAKAAAHNRQCVFVEFPDGMHMDTWLSGGDHYWRTIKEFLKKHVPEGQDDESSKNDTAAALKSSI; encoded by the exons ATGGTGTCGTACGTGAGTGCGTTTCTGTACGGCGTCGGAGGCCTTGTCTTCGCCGGCATGGCGCTACTGGTGGCGCTGCAGGAGCGACTGGTCTACGTGCCGGTCTTACCGGGCCTCACCAAGTCCTACCCTATAACCCCAGCCCGTCTCCGACTCACTTACGAGGACGTTTGGCTCCGATCCCCGGACGGCGTTCGCCTCCACGCCTGGTTCATCAAGCTCTTCCCCGACTGCCGAG GTCCAACGCTTTTGTTTTTCCAAGAGAATGCTGGAA ATATTGCGCATCGTCTTGAAATGGTCCGCATAATGTTGCAAAAGTTGCAGTGCAACGTGTTTATGCTCTCATATCGAGG TTATGGAGCAAGTGAGGGATTTCCTTCTCAACATGGAATTACTAAAGATGCTCAG GCTGCGTTGGATCATCTTTCTCAGAGGACTGACATTGACACATCTAGAATACTTGTCTTTGGAAGGTCGCTTGGGGGTGCAGTTGGATCTGTGGTTGCTAAAAACAACCCCGATAAG GTTGCTGCACTGATTGTTGAAAACACCTTCACATCCATTTTGGACATGGCTGGAGTTTTGCTGCCCTTCCTGAAGTATTTTATCGGAGGCAGTGCTTTCAAAGGTCCTAAAATCCTTAATTTCCTCGTACGTTCTCCTTGGAGTACAATCGATGTCATTGGTGAG GTTAAGCGGCCGATCCTATTTCTCTCTGGTTTGCAAGATGAGATGATTCCCCCGATCCACATGCAAATGCTGTATGCTAAAGCAGCTGCTCATAATAGGCAATGTGTTTTTGTGGAATTTCCTGACGGTATGCATATGGATACTTGGCTCTCTGGTGGTGATCATTATTGGAGAACAATCAAAGAGTTTCTTAAAAAGCATGTTCCAGAGGGACAAGATGATGAATCATCAAAGAATGATACCG CTGCAGCACTTAAAAGCTCTATTTGA
- the LOC133713659 gene encoding nuclear transcription factor Y subunit A-3-like isoform X3: protein MPCQIPKDTLLELAIPTHNLEKRIFDQSSIQSMPLNANCMSWNPSERQVSPPLSKDVSFKVELPPQLHHDAKHLGLRVQPDPGSCTTHSISQSQGEDETRGKGVEGTMKPAFLSNLDLMPHPPQVGYSNVVGQFHPYADPYYGGFLTAYGPQAMPPMVGMAPPRVPLPLDLQEDGPIYVNAKQYHGILRRRQSRAKLEAQNKLLKARKPYLHESRHQHALNRVRGSGGRFLSKKELQQYDQNPTSSSNDHVSGSINLHQKDTPERESHHSGSSDLVTSVASHSGITSVSGTNAIFRQPDRRFSGGMSPHMSGAMQFSGGLMGSGNQHCASFVR from the exons ATGCCTTGCCAGATCCCAAAG GACACATTGTTAGAGTTAGCAATACCAACTCATAACTTGGAAAAGAGAATTTTCGATCAAAGTTCCATCCAGTCAATGCCCCTTAATGCTAATTGCATGTCGTGGAATCCAAGTGAACGGCAAGTTTCTCCGCCTTTATCGAAGGATGTGAGCTTTAAAGTGGAACTTCCACCACAACTTCATCATGATGCAAAGCATTTAGGACTTCGAGTACAACCTGACCCCGGATCATGCACAACACATTCAATTAGTCAATCTCAAG GTGAGGATGAAACACGTGGTAAGGGTGTTGAAGGGACAATGAAGCCAGCTTTCTTGAGTAATCTAGATCTCATGCCGCATCCTCCTCAAGTTGGTTACAGCAATGTAGTG GGTCAATTCCATCCTTATGCTGATCCTTACTACGGTGGATTCCTGACTGCGTATGGACCACAAGCTATG CCCCCCATGGTTGGGATGGCACCTCCTCGAGTTCCATTGCCTCTCGATCTTCAAGAAGATGGACCCATTTATGTCAATGCAAAACAGTACCATGGAATCCTCCGAAGGAGACAGTCACGTGCAAAGTTGGAAGCTCAAAACAAACTTCTAAAAGCTCGAAAG CCATATCTTCATGAGTCTCGGCATCAACATGCACTGAACAGGGTAAGGGGTTCTGGTGGACGTTTTCTCAGCAAAAAAGAGCTCCAACAATATGATCAGAACCCCACCAGTAGCTCCAATGATCATGTTTCGGGGTCTATCAACTTGCATCAGAAGGATACACCAGAGAGAGAAAGTCATCACTCGGGAAGCAGTGATCTAGTCACTTCTGTTGCAAGTCACTCGGGCATAACAAGTGTTTCCGGTACCAATGCTATCTTTCGGCAGCCAGATCGCAGGTTCTCAGGTGGCATGTCTCCCCACATGAGTGGAGCCATGCAATTCAGTGGGGGGCTTATGGGCAGTGGAAATCAGCACTGTGCTTCTTTTGTCCGGTGA
- the LOC133713659 gene encoding nuclear transcription factor Y subunit A-3-like isoform X1, with protein sequence MPCQIPKDTLLELAIPTHNLEKRIFDQSSIQSMPLNANCMSWNPSERQVSPPLSKDVSFKVELPPQLHHDAKHLGLRVQPDPGSCTTHSISQSQGQCLSSESGEDETRGKGVEGTMKPAFLSNLDLMPHPPQVGYSNVVGQFHPYADPYYGGFLTAYGPQAMPPMVGMAPPRVPLPLDLQEDGPIYVNAKQYHGILRRRQSRAKLEAQNKLLKARKPYLHESRHQHALNRVRGSGGRFLSKKELQQYDQNPTSSSNDHVSGSINLHQKDTPERESHHSGSSDLVTSVASHSGITSVSGTNAIFRQPDRRFSGGMSPHMSGAMQFSGGLMGSGNQHCASFVR encoded by the exons ATGCCTTGCCAGATCCCAAAG GACACATTGTTAGAGTTAGCAATACCAACTCATAACTTGGAAAAGAGAATTTTCGATCAAAGTTCCATCCAGTCAATGCCCCTTAATGCTAATTGCATGTCGTGGAATCCAAGTGAACGGCAAGTTTCTCCGCCTTTATCGAAGGATGTGAGCTTTAAAGTGGAACTTCCACCACAACTTCATCATGATGCAAAGCATTTAGGACTTCGAGTACAACCTGACCCCGGATCATGCACAACACATTCAATTAGTCAATCTCAAGGTCAATGCCTTTCATCAGAATCTG GTGAGGATGAAACACGTGGTAAGGGTGTTGAAGGGACAATGAAGCCAGCTTTCTTGAGTAATCTAGATCTCATGCCGCATCCTCCTCAAGTTGGTTACAGCAATGTAGTG GGTCAATTCCATCCTTATGCTGATCCTTACTACGGTGGATTCCTGACTGCGTATGGACCACAAGCTATG CCCCCCATGGTTGGGATGGCACCTCCTCGAGTTCCATTGCCTCTCGATCTTCAAGAAGATGGACCCATTTATGTCAATGCAAAACAGTACCATGGAATCCTCCGAAGGAGACAGTCACGTGCAAAGTTGGAAGCTCAAAACAAACTTCTAAAAGCTCGAAAG CCATATCTTCATGAGTCTCGGCATCAACATGCACTGAACAGGGTAAGGGGTTCTGGTGGACGTTTTCTCAGCAAAAAAGAGCTCCAACAATATGATCAGAACCCCACCAGTAGCTCCAATGATCATGTTTCGGGGTCTATCAACTTGCATCAGAAGGATACACCAGAGAGAGAAAGTCATCACTCGGGAAGCAGTGATCTAGTCACTTCTGTTGCAAGTCACTCGGGCATAACAAGTGTTTCCGGTACCAATGCTATCTTTCGGCAGCCAGATCGCAGGTTCTCAGGTGGCATGTCTCCCCACATGAGTGGAGCCATGCAATTCAGTGGGGGGCTTATGGGCAGTGGAAATCAGCACTGTGCTTCTTTTGTCCGGTGA
- the LOC133713659 gene encoding nuclear transcription factor Y subunit A-3-like isoform X2 translates to MDTLLELAIPTHNLEKRIFDQSSIQSMPLNANCMSWNPSERQVSPPLSKDVSFKVELPPQLHHDAKHLGLRVQPDPGSCTTHSISQSQGQCLSSESGEDETRGKGVEGTMKPAFLSNLDLMPHPPQVGYSNVVGQFHPYADPYYGGFLTAYGPQAMPPMVGMAPPRVPLPLDLQEDGPIYVNAKQYHGILRRRQSRAKLEAQNKLLKARKPYLHESRHQHALNRVRGSGGRFLSKKELQQYDQNPTSSSNDHVSGSINLHQKDTPERESHHSGSSDLVTSVASHSGITSVSGTNAIFRQPDRRFSGGMSPHMSGAMQFSGGLMGSGNQHCASFVR, encoded by the exons ATG GACACATTGTTAGAGTTAGCAATACCAACTCATAACTTGGAAAAGAGAATTTTCGATCAAAGTTCCATCCAGTCAATGCCCCTTAATGCTAATTGCATGTCGTGGAATCCAAGTGAACGGCAAGTTTCTCCGCCTTTATCGAAGGATGTGAGCTTTAAAGTGGAACTTCCACCACAACTTCATCATGATGCAAAGCATTTAGGACTTCGAGTACAACCTGACCCCGGATCATGCACAACACATTCAATTAGTCAATCTCAAGGTCAATGCCTTTCATCAGAATCTG GTGAGGATGAAACACGTGGTAAGGGTGTTGAAGGGACAATGAAGCCAGCTTTCTTGAGTAATCTAGATCTCATGCCGCATCCTCCTCAAGTTGGTTACAGCAATGTAGTG GGTCAATTCCATCCTTATGCTGATCCTTACTACGGTGGATTCCTGACTGCGTATGGACCACAAGCTATG CCCCCCATGGTTGGGATGGCACCTCCTCGAGTTCCATTGCCTCTCGATCTTCAAGAAGATGGACCCATTTATGTCAATGCAAAACAGTACCATGGAATCCTCCGAAGGAGACAGTCACGTGCAAAGTTGGAAGCTCAAAACAAACTTCTAAAAGCTCGAAAG CCATATCTTCATGAGTCTCGGCATCAACATGCACTGAACAGGGTAAGGGGTTCTGGTGGACGTTTTCTCAGCAAAAAAGAGCTCCAACAATATGATCAGAACCCCACCAGTAGCTCCAATGATCATGTTTCGGGGTCTATCAACTTGCATCAGAAGGATACACCAGAGAGAGAAAGTCATCACTCGGGAAGCAGTGATCTAGTCACTTCTGTTGCAAGTCACTCGGGCATAACAAGTGTTTCCGGTACCAATGCTATCTTTCGGCAGCCAGATCGCAGGTTCTCAGGTGGCATGTCTCCCCACATGAGTGGAGCCATGCAATTCAGTGGGGGGCTTATGGGCAGTGGAAATCAGCACTGTGCTTCTTTTGTCCGGTGA
- the LOC133713635 gene encoding alpha/beta hydrolase domain-containing protein WAV2 isoform X2 — protein sequence MVSYVSAFLYGVGGLVFAGMALLVALQERLVYVPVLPGLTKSYPITPARLRLTYEDVWLRSPDGVRLHAWFIKLFPDCRGPTLLFFQENAGNIAHRLEMVRIMLQKLQCNVFMLSYRGYGASEGFPSQHGITKDAQAALDHLSQRTDIDTSRILVFGRSLGGAVGSVVAKNNPDKVAALIVENTFTSILDMAGVLLPFLKYFIGGSAFKGPKILNFLVRSPWSTIDVIGEVKRPILFLSGLQDEMIPPIHMQMLYAKAAAHNRQCVFVEFPDGMHMDTWLSGGDHYWRTIKEFLKKHVPEGQDDESSKNDTALKSSI from the exons ATGGTGTCGTACGTGAGTGCGTTTCTGTACGGCGTCGGAGGCCTTGTCTTCGCCGGCATGGCGCTACTGGTGGCGCTGCAGGAGCGACTGGTCTACGTGCCGGTCTTACCGGGCCTCACCAAGTCCTACCCTATAACCCCAGCCCGTCTCCGACTCACTTACGAGGACGTTTGGCTCCGATCCCCGGACGGCGTTCGCCTCCACGCCTGGTTCATCAAGCTCTTCCCCGACTGCCGAG GTCCAACGCTTTTGTTTTTCCAAGAGAATGCTGGAA ATATTGCGCATCGTCTTGAAATGGTCCGCATAATGTTGCAAAAGTTGCAGTGCAACGTGTTTATGCTCTCATATCGAGG TTATGGAGCAAGTGAGGGATTTCCTTCTCAACATGGAATTACTAAAGATGCTCAG GCTGCGTTGGATCATCTTTCTCAGAGGACTGACATTGACACATCTAGAATACTTGTCTTTGGAAGGTCGCTTGGGGGTGCAGTTGGATCTGTGGTTGCTAAAAACAACCCCGATAAG GTTGCTGCACTGATTGTTGAAAACACCTTCACATCCATTTTGGACATGGCTGGAGTTTTGCTGCCCTTCCTGAAGTATTTTATCGGAGGCAGTGCTTTCAAAGGTCCTAAAATCCTTAATTTCCTCGTACGTTCTCCTTGGAGTACAATCGATGTCATTGGTGAG GTTAAGCGGCCGATCCTATTTCTCTCTGGTTTGCAAGATGAGATGATTCCCCCGATCCACATGCAAATGCTGTATGCTAAAGCAGCTGCTCATAATAGGCAATGTGTTTTTGTGGAATTTCCTGACGGTATGCATATGGATACTTGGCTCTCTGGTGGTGATCATTATTGGAGAACAATCAAAGAGTTTCTTAAAAAGCATGTTCCAGAGGGACAAGATGATGAATCATCAAAGAATGATACCG CACTTAAAAGCTCTATTTGA
- the LOC133727272 gene encoding F-box protein At5g49610-like codes for MASSQTLPSDLYFEILTRASFDTVGRCRLVSKQWNHLTYDSSFINQLSQRTKTTHGVFIQSSISSNYISTFVQAVGNNVDVSNSEQLSLSFLPQPVKIEAAHQGILVCVSQKRVPQYYVCKPTTREWEQIHNPKTRYMTVKIALMVLRSNPLRYKIVRFSEPKSPYSNYKSQEHCYNLRCEVYDSKARAWKQLNNVALPKDAYILRFQPAVSACGALHWLLSDNRVGIFAFHVDEENWEIFAPPCLPVDNVNGNQVVEYQGRLAWICEVEDSIELWVMEDYKNKVWSKRQIIRIKGLDRLASFATLCNNDVALMRGFFKIIFYKFGDYSSKIANLEEISRPDEIFMLQSDSEPTRILKGPLKSWVIIRWFRSIKKKWSPITKYRLRTVGKFCSTYGTYAIEFVFLFLALRTQLIQRLTHYLYGITHVLQTGLEWLAGA; via the coding sequence ATGGCTTCATCACAAACACTTCCTTCTGACCTCTATTTCGAGATTCTGACCCGAGCATCCTTCGATACTGTTGGCCGGTGCCGGCTCGTTTCGAAACAATGGAACCACCTTACATACGATTCAAGTTTCATAAATCAACTATCTCAGAGAACCAAAACAACACACGGGGTTTTCATTCAAAGCTCGATCAGCAGTAATTATATATCCACCTTTGTTCAAGCTGTGGGTAACAACGTCGACGTCTCCAACTCCGAACAGCTGTCCTTAAGTTTCCTGCCTCAGCCGGTGAAGATTGAAGCTGCTCATCAGGGTATACTCGTTTGTGTGAGCCAGAAACGTGTTCCTCAATATTATGTCTGCAAGCCAACCACTAGGGAATGGGAGCAGATACACAACCCAAAAACGAGGTATATGACGGTAAAAATTGCCTTAATGGTGTTACGATCAAACCCGTTAAGGTACAAGATCGTCCGGTTCTCAGAACCAAAGTCTCCATATTCCAATTACAAGTCGCAGGAACACTGCTACAACCTTAGGTGTGAGGTATATGATTCCAAAGCTCGAGCATGGAAACAGTTGAACAATGTAGCTTTACCCAAAGATGCTTATATCTTGAGGTTTCAACCTGCAGTATCGGCATGCGGTGCACTCCACTGGCTTTTGTCAGACAACCGAGTCGGAATCTTTGCTTTTCATGTAGATGAAGAGAACTGGGAAATATTTGCACCACCGTGCTTGCCAGTCGATAATGTCAATGGGAATCAGGTGGTGGAGTACCAAGGCCGCCTTGCATGGATTTGTGAAGTAGAGGACTCGATAGAGCTATGGGTTATGGAAGACTACAAGAACAAAGTATGGAGTAAAAGACAGATAATAAGGATCAAAGGACTGGATCGTCTTGCTTCTTTTGCAACTCTTTGCAATAATGATGTTGCACTCATGAGAGGATTTTTCAAGATAATATTTTACAAGTTTGGAGATTATAGCTCCAAGATAGCAAATCTAGAGGAAATTTCTCGACCAGATGAGATCTTCATGTTGCAATCAGATTCAGAGCCTACTAGAATATTGAAGGGTCCATTGAAGTCTTGGGTAATAATAAGGTGGTTTCGTTCGATTAAAAAGAAGTGGTCTCCAATAACTAAGTATCGCCTCAGGACTGTTGGGAAATTCTGCAGTACATACGGGACGTATGCCATAGAGTttgtgtttctgtttttggCTTTGAGGACACAATTAATCCAAAGATTGACACACTATCTATATGGCATAACACATGTATTGCAAACGGGGTTGGAGTGGTTAGCTGGTGCTTGA